GTCATGATGGGCAGAAATAATCTCGTGGCCCTGCCCCTGCAGCAACCCAAGTGTATATCCGTGCAAAAATTCAGAATCTGTTTTCAGATGTACTGTGCCTTCTTTTTTAAGCATTTTTTTGTACCGATCCAGAAATTCCGGATTGGTCATGCGGTGCTTTGTTCTCTTGAATTTGATTTGAGGATCCGGAAAAGTAATCCATATTTCATCAACCTCATCCTGTGCGAAAAAACCTTCCAGAAGCTCAATCTGTGTTCTCAGGAATGCCACATTGGTCAGATTTTCTGCAATTGCTTCTTTGGCTCCAAACCAAAATCTGGCGCCTTTGATGTCTATTCCGATGAAGTTTTTTTCGGGAAATGCTTTTGCCAGTCCTACGGAATATTCTCCTTTTCCGCAACCAAGTTCCAAAACTATAGGATTGTCGTTTCTGAAGACTTCGCTTCGCCACTTTCCTTTCAAATGGTAGTTGTCTAGCGCCTCTTCTCTCGTTGGCTGAAATACATTCTTAAGTGTTCTGTTCTCGGCAAACCTTGCCAGTTTATTTTTACCCATTTTCTACATTCAAAAACGTGCAAAAATAAATAAAATTGTTCAGTACCCACTTTTTTTATGGGTTTAATATTTATTTTGTTCCAAGAGCTACCATCACCGCTTTCTGCACGGTTTTCTGTGATGCATACTGTGCACCGCAAAGAAGGCTGCTGAATAGATAATCACCTTTTGCCACCACAATGGTATTATCGCTTTCTGCGGGTATTGCGAGCCTGTATTTTGTATTGCCAACGCCCTCAATTCTCATGATAATATTGCACTTGGATTTGTTTTCGATCAGTACGATACTTTCTTTACTGTTGGGATCGTTATCAAAAAGGGAATTAAGGATTTTTACTGTATTATTCTTATGTTCGATCGGATTTACAGACATCAGCATCTCGAATTCTGCTTCTTCGGGATTTACATATCCGGAGGACGCGCCGCCTGCTGAAGTGGCCGGTGCAGAGGTTCCCGCACTGCCATATGATTTCGTTACATAAGTGCCCGGTTTTTTCTGCGATTCCTCGCGGTATTTTGCGATCTGCTTTTGTTTGATGATTTCATTCATCTCATCGAAACTTATTCTTGTGGAAGGTTTACGTTTCAGAATAGCAAGCTTCTCCTGAAAATCCTTCACTCTCTGATCTGCAGGATGTGCCGTCTTAATATAGTCGTTCAACAGTTTTACAAGTCGTGGTTTCAGTACAGAACGTTTCGGATCATCCGGGTGGGCGATACGCAGGTAAGAATCAATTTCGTAAATATTGTAGCTGCGAAGAATATTGCTGAAATCTTTGCCTTTGCGCTGGGCAGAGAGATTACAGAGTGACAACAACATTAAAAAACAAAATAAATTTTTAACAAAAGACATTCAGTGAAATTTATGAGTTAATATAAAGCAGGACACTAAATCCTAAATAACGAGCCGCCAAATATAAAACTTTTAATTTAACATAAAAAATTAAAAATCGCGAAAAATCACTTCGTAATCTCCATTAAGTGCGAATTCCGCAGTCTACGTTGGTAAATTGGCAGATATTTCTCAATGTAAACCGACACTGCTTCGTAATTATTGCTTTGTACGTAAGGTAAGATATTATCTGAGGTATACACGAACTGCAGGAAATTATCGATGTAATTTGCAGGAATTTTAAGACTGGTAAAATATTCGGTGCCGAAGTAATTCCTGATCCCGGTTACCGCACTGTTCATTTTCTCGTACTGTTGTGCACGTTCTTTCTTCTTTCTTTCGCCAGACAAGATATCGTATATACTTTCTATACTGAATGTAAGACCTCCGCCTGCAAGCCCTGCTACGGGGAGTTGTGGTGGCGTACCGTCGCCTTTCGGAGCCGGTAATCCGATCATTTTCTGA
The window above is part of the Kaistella faecalis genome. Proteins encoded here:
- the trmB gene encoding tRNA (guanosine(46)-N7)-methyltransferase TrmB — its product is MGKNKLARFAENRTLKNVFQPTREEALDNYHLKGKWRSEVFRNDNPIVLELGCGKGEYSVGLAKAFPEKNFIGIDIKGARFWFGAKEAIAENLTNVAFLRTQIELLEGFFAQDEVDEIWITFPDPQIKFKRTKHRMTNPEFLDRYKKMLKKEGTVHLKTDSEFLHGYTLGLLQGQGHEIISAHHDIYGAPEYEPGTPLLREIKTYYEGLFSAKGKTITYIKFKIK
- a CDS encoding DUF6759 domain-containing protein — encoded protein: MLLSLCNLSAQRKGKDFSNILRSYNIYEIDSYLRIAHPDDPKRSVLKPRLVKLLNDYIKTAHPADQRVKDFQEKLAILKRKPSTRISFDEMNEIIKQKQIAKYREESQKKPGTYVTKSYGSAGTSAPATSAGGASSGYVNPEEAEFEMLMSVNPIEHKNNTVKILNSLFDNDPNSKESIVLIENKSKCNIIMRIEGVGNTKYRLAIPAESDNTIVVAKGDYLFSSLLCGAQYASQKTVQKAVMVALGTK